The sequence below is a genomic window from Streptomyces sp. V1I1.
CGGCTTGTCGCCGCCCTCGCGCTCGACCGTGACGAGGGCGGTCACCTGCACGCCGCCACCCGCCTCCTCGACGTTCTGCAGGACCGCGGTGGCGCGCAGCCGCGAGCCCACCGGCACGGGGGCGGGGAAGCGGACCTTGTTGGCCCCGTAGTTGATGCCCATCTTCATGCCCTCGACGCGCAGGACCTGCGGCACGAGGACCGGCAGCAGCGAGAGCGTGAGATAGCCGTGCGCGATCGTCGTGCCGAAGGGGCCGCTCGCCGCGCGCTCGGGGTCCACGTGGATCCACTGGTGGTCGCCCGTGGCCTCGGCGAAGAGATCGATCCGCTTCTGCTCGACCTCCAGCCAGTCGCTGTAACCCAGCTGCTCGCCGACCCCGGCGCGCA
It includes:
- a CDS encoding MaoC family dehydratase yields the protein MAEPRIFTSADELRAGVGEQLGYSDWLEVEQKRIDLFAEATGDHQWIHVDPERAASGPFGTTIAHGYLTLSLLPVLVPQVLRVEGMKMGINYGANKVRFPAPVPVGSRLRATAVLQNVEEAGGGVQVTALVTVEREGGDKPVCVAESVSRYFF